Proteins from a genomic interval of Rubinisphaera italica:
- the argC gene encoding N-acetyl-gamma-glutamyl-phosphate reductase, with the protein MPSSTKKTRVAIIGATGYTALELIRILLRHPHVEITVATTRQEDAPQLSEIHPSLRNRIDLACTLLNPQEIAQAADVAFTCLPHTASMEAIPKLLAENVKVIDLSADYRLVDPEVYEQWYGHVHTDPTRLGTIVYGLPELYADQIPGQDLVANPGCYTSTSILGLAPLLCGGHIDPVGICIDGKSGVSGAGRSPKMITLFPECNESVMAYSVGNHRHTPEIDQVLSDVSGKEVEVVFTPHLIPMDRGLQCSMYARASSDASEKEMLEVMRKFYENKPFIRVIEALPRTKDVAHTNFCDMTVRVSRGTVQVFSVLDNLIKGASGVAVQNFNLMCGYDETTGLLP; encoded by the coding sequence ATGCCTTCCTCAACGAAAAAAACACGCGTCGCCATCATTGGTGCCACCGGTTACACCGCACTGGAACTCATTCGCATCTTATTACGACACCCGCATGTCGAAATCACCGTCGCGACAACGCGCCAGGAAGATGCCCCCCAACTGAGTGAGATTCATCCATCACTGAGAAATCGCATCGACCTGGCCTGCACACTGCTCAATCCACAGGAAATTGCTCAGGCAGCCGACGTTGCATTTACCTGTCTGCCACATACCGCCAGCATGGAAGCGATTCCAAAATTGCTGGCCGAGAATGTGAAAGTGATCGATTTGAGTGCCGATTATCGGCTCGTCGATCCCGAAGTTTACGAGCAATGGTATGGCCATGTACATACAGATCCCACACGTCTCGGCACCATTGTGTACGGCTTACCCGAACTGTATGCCGATCAAATTCCCGGTCAGGATCTGGTTGCCAATCCCGGCTGCTACACCAGCACCTCGATTTTGGGATTGGCTCCTCTGCTCTGCGGCGGACATATCGATCCTGTCGGCATTTGCATCGATGGAAAAAGCGGCGTTTCAGGAGCCGGCCGCTCTCCCAAAATGATCACCCTCTTCCCTGAGTGTAATGAAAGTGTGATGGCCTACTCCGTCGGCAATCACCGCCACACGCCGGAAATCGATCAGGTTCTCAGTGATGTCAGCGGAAAAGAAGTTGAAGTTGTTTTCACACCCCATCTCATCCCGATGGATCGTGGCCTGCAATGCTCAATGTACGCCCGAGCCAGCAGCGATGCCTCGGAGAAAGAAATGCTGGAAGTCATGCGGAAGTTCTACGAGAACAAGCCCTTCATCCGCGTGATTGAGGCACTCCCACGTACGAAAGATGTCGCCCACACAAACTTCTGCGACATGACAGTTCGCGTCTCCCGAGGAACCGTACAGGTCTTTTCAGTACTCGATAATTTGATTAAAGGTGCGTCGGGAGTCGCGGTGCAGAATTTCAATCTGATGTGCGGCTACGACGAAACAACAGGCCTGCTGCCGTAG
- a CDS encoding aminotransferase class V-fold PLP-dependent enzyme, whose product MKSSWSLDPEITYLNHGSFGPSPNCVQQAQREWMSQLESNPMEFLVRQRERLLDEMLAKLGQFIGSPANCLIPVENATFGMNIVANSVPLQAGDEVLLTNHEYGAVERIWQKKAASVGAKIVIATLPIPFQDADEIVEAVFRSVTPQTRLLVISHVTSPTALVLPVEKICQRAREQKLTVCIDGSHAIAMRPLNLKTLNCDFYTASCHKWLCAPFGTGFLYVAPQWQQNISTVNTSWGGTMYGREKSWQNEFLWVGTSDPSRFLAISNAIDFLEDYGLERFREETYHMASQTYDLFSKQFRTEPYSTRQQDWFGSMVTIPLPESVPVPAKWTGRPHPLQERLAQKHRIEVPIVKWSSRMHIRISSHLYNDFSELERLSHALKAEIL is encoded by the coding sequence ATGAAATCATCCTGGTCGCTGGATCCTGAAATTACTTATCTGAATCACGGCTCGTTTGGACCGTCACCCAATTGTGTGCAACAGGCTCAACGGGAGTGGATGTCGCAACTGGAATCCAATCCGATGGAATTCCTTGTCCGGCAGCGGGAACGCTTGCTCGATGAAATGCTGGCAAAACTTGGTCAGTTCATCGGCTCTCCCGCGAACTGCCTCATTCCCGTTGAAAATGCGACTTTCGGCATGAACATCGTCGCGAACTCGGTCCCTTTGCAGGCCGGGGACGAAGTTCTGCTCACCAATCATGAATACGGAGCCGTTGAACGGATCTGGCAAAAGAAAGCCGCCTCTGTGGGAGCAAAGATCGTCATCGCCACGCTACCCATTCCATTTCAGGATGCCGATGAAATTGTCGAGGCTGTGTTTCGCAGTGTCACTCCTCAAACCAGACTGCTTGTCATCAGCCATGTCACCTCTCCGACAGCACTGGTATTACCGGTCGAAAAGATCTGCCAGCGGGCCCGCGAACAAAAATTAACAGTCTGTATCGATGGCTCACATGCCATTGCGATGCGGCCGTTAAATCTGAAAACTCTCAACTGCGATTTCTACACCGCGAGCTGTCATAAGTGGCTATGTGCTCCCTTTGGAACGGGGTTTCTGTACGTTGCTCCCCAATGGCAGCAAAACATCTCGACGGTCAATACCAGCTGGGGTGGCACAATGTATGGACGAGAAAAAAGCTGGCAGAATGAATTTCTGTGGGTCGGAACGAGCGATCCATCTCGCTTTCTGGCAATTTCAAACGCCATCGATTTCCTGGAAGACTATGGCCTGGAACGCTTTCGCGAAGAAACTTATCATATGGCCTCTCAGACCTATGACCTGTTCTCCAAACAATTTCGGACAGAGCCTTACTCGACTCGGCAACAGGACTGGTTCGGTTCCATGGTGACTATTCCACTGCCGGAAAGCGTCCCGGTTCCGGCTAAATGGACGGGGCGACCTCATCCTCTTCAGGAACGACTGGCACAAAAACACAGGATTGAAGTTCCGATCGTCAAATGGAGCAGCCGCATGCACATCCGGATTTCCAGCCACCTTTATAATGATTTTTCTGAACTTGAACGGCTCTCTCACGCTCTCAAAGCAGAGATCCTCTGA
- a CDS encoding efflux RND transporter periplasmic adaptor subunit → MRSYAYPVMIYGIVLTSCLLMPVNSCTAQPAADPSLPSGTQLVIKRDAIHLISPDQFRVPISLKPTRQLDVRSLVEGIVQNVRVKTGAKVSAQEEVLRIESAKATKLLERAKANVKAATLRRDLAKTQVGEGKQPQAALDLAEAELDVAEVDLDLAQLNFDNTSVRAPFQGEILQVNAVQGAFVNEGDLLMSLRDSSELSVRIPVNRNDVKAGDQMEVTLDNGSVSGTVQTILPLTEEWQALRQLVDTAAIAVVVIDNKSGKYHDGQTAYSNIVPRQPVIELANTSLNNSETGTRIVQVIRDHVVRDIEVELLGPVGEGRSYVTGPLQDRDELITESSQSLVDGTVVIPANPAKPDSTPQKPGNTPATPGNSPAF, encoded by the coding sequence ATGCGTTCATACGCCTATCCTGTTATGATTTATGGAATTGTTTTGACCAGCTGCCTGTTGATGCCAGTCAACTCCTGCACTGCTCAACCTGCTGCCGACCCGAGTTTGCCTTCCGGTACACAACTTGTGATCAAGAGGGATGCAATTCATTTGATTTCTCCGGACCAGTTCCGTGTGCCGATCAGTCTCAAGCCAACTCGTCAGCTGGATGTGCGGTCTCTGGTCGAAGGCATTGTGCAGAATGTCCGCGTCAAAACAGGAGCGAAAGTCAGTGCTCAGGAAGAAGTCCTGCGAATTGAATCTGCCAAGGCGACCAAGCTGTTGGAAAGAGCCAAAGCAAACGTGAAAGCTGCGACCCTGCGTCGCGATCTGGCAAAAACCCAGGTTGGTGAAGGAAAACAACCACAGGCCGCTCTCGACTTGGCAGAAGCCGAACTCGATGTCGCAGAAGTCGATCTCGATTTGGCTCAGCTGAATTTTGATAACACTTCTGTCAGAGCACCCTTTCAGGGGGAAATCCTGCAGGTGAATGCTGTTCAAGGTGCCTTTGTCAATGAAGGGGATTTGCTGATGTCCCTGCGCGATTCTTCGGAACTTTCTGTCCGAATCCCCGTAAATCGCAATGACGTCAAAGCTGGTGACCAGATGGAAGTCACCCTCGACAATGGCTCGGTCAGTGGAACTGTTCAGACGATTTTGCCTCTCACTGAAGAGTGGCAGGCACTGCGTCAACTCGTCGACACGGCTGCCATTGCCGTAGTCGTGATCGATAATAAATCAGGCAAATATCATGATGGACAAACCGCTTATTCCAATATCGTTCCACGCCAGCCCGTAATCGAACTGGCAAACACTTCATTGAACAACTCAGAAACAGGAACTCGAATTGTTCAGGTTATTCGTGACCATGTCGTTCGCGATATTGAAGTGGAACTTCTCGGACCAGTCGGTGAAGGTCGTTCGTATGTGACCGGCCCTCTACAGGATCGGGATGAGCTGATTACGGAAAGTTCTCAATCGCTGGTCGATGGGACTGTAGTTATTCCCGCGAATCCTGCAAAACCTGACTCTACCCCTCAAAAACCAGGGAATACTCCAGCAACTCCAGGCAATTCCCCAGCTTTCTAA
- a CDS encoding CvpA family protein, whose translation MWYDVVCLVILALSVWRGLVKGFVWQLATIAGLVICFVFAETVSLAIAPMTGLQEPLSRWVSILGLYIVGSFVAFAIARTIKGGLEKAKFDDYDRHLGAIFGAIKGAIICLVVSFFMFTMTENTRETVIHSNAGYASAVLFEQIYPVLPGELEALLEPYMDGFDKDSIAKHKHDHPVGNGYLGSDTHDHEEDHDDHDGHDHGDSSVTPLPNPFGNNNNSTPSPTIQQMVQQIPGLFGEDLQQIVYKSIENTSPEDRADLIKELSTGMPGLIRQVADQWKNGRPPEVKANTETDWKQHRATLLKEIAGVYSDHLDAQQSIMEEVVYALQGVPDSVTVAVLEDWHADLLKNSPDPDPTTDLYTRLDQRVFNQLNKARISLGSLPSDLQNRLSNLR comes from the coding sequence ATGTGGTACGACGTTGTCTGCCTCGTGATTCTCGCGCTGTCTGTGTGGCGCGGGTTGGTCAAAGGATTTGTCTGGCAACTGGCGACAATTGCCGGGCTGGTTATCTGTTTCGTATTTGCGGAAACAGTCTCGCTCGCTATCGCGCCGATGACGGGTCTCCAAGAACCATTGAGCCGCTGGGTTTCGATTCTTGGCCTCTATATTGTTGGCTCGTTTGTTGCCTTTGCAATTGCCCGAACCATAAAAGGTGGGCTTGAAAAAGCAAAATTCGATGATTACGACCGCCATCTGGGAGCGATTTTCGGAGCCATTAAAGGGGCCATCATCTGTCTGGTCGTTTCGTTCTTCATGTTTACAATGACAGAGAACACACGAGAAACCGTCATACACTCTAATGCGGGTTATGCTTCGGCTGTGCTGTTTGAGCAGATTTATCCCGTCCTCCCAGGTGAGCTAGAAGCATTGTTAGAGCCCTATATGGATGGTTTTGATAAAGATTCCATCGCAAAACACAAGCACGATCATCCTGTTGGAAATGGTTATCTCGGCAGTGATACTCACGATCACGAAGAAGATCATGACGATCACGATGGACACGACCACGGAGATTCTTCCGTCACACCTTTGCCAAATCCTTTTGGCAACAATAACAATTCGACTCCAAGCCCAACCATTCAGCAAATGGTCCAGCAAATCCCCGGCCTCTTCGGAGAAGATCTGCAACAGATCGTCTACAAGTCGATTGAAAATACAAGCCCGGAAGATCGAGCCGATCTCATCAAGGAACTCAGCACGGGGATGCCGGGGCTGATCCGTCAGGTCGCCGACCAGTGGAAAAACGGCCGTCCTCCAGAAGTTAAAGCCAATACTGAGACCGACTGGAAACAACACCGGGCAACGCTGCTCAAAGAAATTGCCGGCGTCTATTCCGACCATCTCGATGCCCAGCAGTCGATTATGGAAGAAGTCGTCTACGCCTTGCAGGGCGTTCCGGATTCCGTCACCGTCGCTGTTCTGGAAGACTGGCATGCCGATCTATTGAAAAATTCACCAGATCCCGATCCAACAACCGATCTCTACACACGCCTCGATCAACGCGTCTTCAATCAGCTCAACAAAGCCCGCATCTCGCTGGGCTCATTGCCATCAGATTTGCAGAATCGACTGAGTAATCTTCGGTAG
- a CDS encoding agmatine deiminase family protein, whose protein sequence is MVEMLTPKEMGYRWPAEWESHAATWLSWPHNRKSWPGKFEPVPQVFAEFARQISRFESVNILASGDALTQAKELVGHVENVFLHDVPTNDCWVRDHGPWFLTQPEMPPLMIDWEYNAWGGKYPPFDCDNAVPGKVAEILGFDHYSPGLIMEGGSVENNGAGVLLVTSQCLLNPNRNSQSTKEEIERALCDVSGADKVLWLFDVEDGSLAGDDTDAHIDQLARFTSATNIVASWTDCEGDPGFPLLQSMHKQFKSFRDLHNQPFNIIRLPLPEPVMYEDHQLPASYANFYVGNGFVIVPTFRCKQDEQAKSILQEQFPDREIIGIDASDLVWGLGAFHCASMQQGM, encoded by the coding sequence ATGGTTGAAATGTTAACGCCCAAAGAAATGGGTTACCGTTGGCCGGCTGAGTGGGAATCTCATGCAGCAACCTGGTTGTCGTGGCCGCACAATCGAAAGTCCTGGCCTGGAAAGTTCGAACCGGTTCCGCAAGTCTTCGCAGAATTTGCCCGACAGATCTCGCGGTTTGAATCCGTCAATATTCTTGCCAGTGGCGATGCCCTGACTCAGGCGAAGGAATTGGTCGGTCATGTAGAAAATGTATTTCTGCACGATGTGCCGACTAACGATTGCTGGGTTCGCGATCATGGTCCGTGGTTTCTAACTCAACCAGAGATGCCACCCTTGATGATCGATTGGGAATACAATGCCTGGGGCGGCAAGTATCCTCCCTTTGACTGTGACAATGCTGTGCCCGGAAAAGTCGCCGAGATTTTGGGGTTCGATCATTATTCGCCTGGATTGATTATGGAAGGGGGCAGTGTTGAGAATAACGGAGCAGGAGTTCTGCTGGTCACTTCTCAATGCCTGCTGAATCCAAATCGGAATTCTCAGTCGACAAAAGAGGAAATCGAACGGGCGTTGTGCGATGTGAGTGGGGCCGACAAGGTGCTCTGGTTGTTTGATGTCGAAGATGGCTCTCTGGCTGGGGATGATACCGACGCCCACATCGATCAACTCGCCCGATTTACTTCAGCAACGAATATCGTGGCCAGCTGGACGGATTGTGAAGGCGATCCTGGTTTTCCGTTATTGCAAAGCATGCACAAACAGTTCAAGAGCTTTCGCGATCTGCACAATCAGCCGTTCAATATCATTCGCTTACCACTTCCAGAACCGGTGATGTATGAAGACCATCAACTTCCCGCCTCTTATGCCAACTTTTATGTCGGAAATGGCTTTGTGATCGTGCCGACCTTCCGCTGTAAGCAGGATGAACAGGCCAAATCCATATTGCAGGAACAATTTCCCGATCGAGAAATAATCGGCATCGATGCGAGCGATCTCGTCTGGGGACTGGGAGCATTTCACTGTGCGAGTATGCAGCAGGGGATGTAG
- a CDS encoding carbon-nitrogen hydrolase: MINQNKKSISIAAIQMSCVSDKATNVAHAENKIRQAAQAGSNVVCLQELFHGLYPCQTEEHVRFEEAEPIPGPISESMGKLAGELGIVLVISMFERRAHGLYHNTAVVYDVDGSTCGLYRKMHIPDDPLYYEKFYFTPGDLGFRSFDTRYGRIGVCVCWDQWFPEAARLTALTGAEILVYPTAIGWHPSEKEEFGESQYAAWQTMMRSHSIANGVYVVAPNRVGAEGEIEFWGGSFVTDPYGNILTKASHSEEEILHVDCDLSLINTARTHWPFLRDRRIDAYGGLCKRFLDASTNG, encoded by the coding sequence ATGATAAATCAAAATAAAAAATCAATTTCCATCGCCGCCATTCAAATGTCCTGCGTCTCCGACAAAGCGACCAATGTTGCTCATGCGGAAAATAAAATACGCCAGGCTGCTCAAGCTGGCTCAAATGTCGTCTGTCTTCAGGAACTGTTTCACGGACTTTATCCCTGCCAGACAGAAGAGCATGTCCGTTTTGAGGAAGCCGAGCCAATTCCGGGGCCGATTAGCGAATCGATGGGAAAACTGGCTGGTGAACTGGGAATCGTGTTAGTGATTTCGATGTTCGAACGCCGTGCTCATGGCCTATATCACAATACGGCTGTTGTCTATGACGTCGATGGATCGACCTGTGGTCTCTATAGGAAAATGCACATTCCCGATGATCCTCTTTATTACGAGAAGTTTTATTTCACACCGGGTGATCTGGGGTTTCGCAGTTTCGACACGCGATACGGTCGGATAGGCGTGTGTGTCTGTTGGGATCAGTGGTTCCCTGAAGCGGCTCGCTTGACGGCTCTGACCGGAGCAGAAATTCTAGTCTACCCAACGGCTATCGGCTGGCATCCGAGTGAAAAAGAGGAGTTCGGCGAAAGTCAGTATGCTGCCTGGCAAACGATGATGCGTTCGCATTCGATCGCCAATGGTGTCTATGTTGTTGCTCCCAATCGCGTCGGTGCAGAAGGGGAGATCGAATTTTGGGGAGGCTCTTTTGTGACCGATCCCTACGGCAATATTTTGACAAAAGCCTCCCACTCAGAAGAAGAAATACTGCACGTGGACTGCGATCTTTCGCTCATCAATACTGCTCGAACGCACTGGCCATTCCTGCGGGATCGACGCATTGATGCCTACGGTGGATTATGCAAGCGTTTTCTGGATGCTTCGACTAATGGTTGA
- a CDS encoding sulfatase family protein, which yields MRLYAIVILFVCLAASNLEAKSPNIVLIISDDQAWTDYGFMGHPEIQTPHLDRLAAESITFRRGYVPDSLCRPSLATMVTGLYPHQHGVVGNDPPPPAKLKDLPKRKQFASKEYLKIRNEYLKQIDDDPKLAEILQKKGYLSHQSGKWWEGHFSKGGFTHGMTHGDRTRGGRHGDLGLKIGRGGLEPVKEFVDMAIEEEKPFFVYYAPFLPHTPHNPPQRLLDKYKEKTPHLSIAKYWAMCEWFDETCGELIDFIDGKGLAEDTIFLYVCDNGWITEENASRYAPRSKRSQYDGGTRTPIMVRWKGHVQPQMNETDLASSIDLVPTVLHAVGLESEITPEMDGINLLDAEAVKSRHKIFGEILEHDIQHMTDPVASLRFRWVIDGEWKLILPHKGREPDAPVELFHITADPFEKKNLAESKPELVSKLTKEINNWWPVD from the coding sequence ATGAGATTATATGCAATTGTGATTCTATTTGTCTGTTTAGCGGCATCAAATTTGGAGGCAAAATCTCCGAATATTGTGCTGATTATTTCTGACGACCAAGCCTGGACCGATTACGGCTTCATGGGACACCCCGAGATTCAGACACCGCATCTGGATCGACTGGCTGCTGAATCGATTACGTTTCGCCGGGGCTATGTGCCCGACAGTCTCTGTCGTCCATCATTAGCGACAATGGTTACTGGGCTTTATCCCCACCAGCATGGTGTTGTGGGCAACGACCCTCCGCCGCCAGCCAAATTGAAAGACCTTCCTAAAAGGAAACAATTTGCCAGCAAAGAGTACCTAAAAATCCGCAATGAATATCTGAAGCAAATTGATGATGATCCTAAACTCGCCGAGATTCTGCAGAAGAAGGGATATTTGAGTCATCAATCCGGAAAATGGTGGGAAGGTCACTTCTCTAAAGGCGGATTCACTCACGGCATGACACACGGCGACCGCACGCGGGGTGGGCGACATGGGGATCTGGGATTGAAAATTGGTCGGGGAGGTCTTGAGCCCGTCAAAGAGTTTGTGGATATGGCAATCGAAGAAGAGAAACCATTTTTCGTGTATTACGCTCCTTTTTTGCCTCACACACCACACAATCCTCCGCAGCGTCTGCTTGATAAGTACAAAGAGAAAACTCCGCATTTGTCGATTGCCAAATATTGGGCGATGTGCGAATGGTTTGATGAAACTTGTGGCGAGTTGATCGACTTTATTGATGGCAAAGGGTTGGCCGAGGATACGATTTTTCTTTATGTCTGTGATAATGGATGGATTACAGAAGAAAATGCGTCACGATATGCACCTCGCTCCAAGCGATCCCAATACGATGGTGGAACCCGCACACCGATCATGGTTCGCTGGAAAGGTCATGTGCAGCCGCAGATGAACGAAACTGATCTGGCCAGTTCGATTGATCTTGTACCGACCGTTTTGCATGCCGTGGGGCTTGAGTCGGAAATCACTCCGGAAATGGATGGGATAAATCTGCTGGATGCCGAAGCGGTGAAGTCGCGACACAAAATCTTTGGTGAAATCCTGGAACATGATATTCAGCACATGACCGATCCTGTCGCATCACTCCGCTTCCGCTGGGTGATTGATGGAGAATGGAAACTGATCCTGCCGCACAAAGGTCGCGAACCAGACGCACCAGTGGAATTGTTCCACATTACGGCTGATCCGTTCGAGAAGAAAAACCTAGCAGAATCAAAGCCGGAACTGGTGTCAAAATTGACGAAGGAAATCAATAACTGGTGGCCAGTCGATTGA
- a CDS encoding serine/threonine protein kinase, giving the protein MGSTTIATFKSRQLLGKYRIERKLADGGYASVYQAFDTIEGIRVAIKAPHPGFVTDDTLSDFRREVRMLAKMDHPNILSIKDASFIDDHFVIVYPLGEKTLSDRLRSRMSIATILNVTTQMLEATAYAHSQKIIHCDIKPENMLIFPNNVLKLTDFGIAKIAQKTVRGAGTGTVGYMAPEQAMGKPSFRSDVFSLGLIIYRMVSGQWPEYPYDWPGPGITKVRKRVTSGFVEFLERSIDPRPRGRFRDAIHMQNVFRRVRLSVLRKHNLPATTPRNVLTNRAA; this is encoded by the coding sequence ATGGGGAGCACTACAATCGCCACATTCAAAAGCCGACAATTACTTGGAAAATATCGCATCGAGCGCAAACTTGCCGATGGTGGTTATGCTTCGGTGTATCAGGCCTTTGATACCATTGAAGGAATTCGCGTCGCCATCAAGGCTCCTCATCCCGGTTTTGTGACCGATGATACGCTCAGCGATTTCCGCCGGGAAGTCCGCATGCTGGCCAAGATGGATCATCCGAATATCCTGTCCATCAAAGATGCCAGCTTTATCGATGATCATTTCGTCATCGTCTATCCACTGGGTGAAAAGACACTTTCAGATCGCCTTCGCAGCCGGATGTCAATTGCGACAATCCTTAATGTGACAACCCAAATGCTCGAAGCAACCGCTTACGCGCATTCTCAGAAAATCATACACTGCGATATCAAACCCGAAAACATGCTGATTTTCCCGAACAATGTTCTCAAACTGACCGACTTCGGAATCGCAAAAATCGCCCAGAAAACAGTCCGCGGAGCCGGGACCGGGACGGTCGGATACATGGCCCCCGAACAGGCAATGGGCAAGCCTTCGTTCCGATCGGATGTCTTTTCACTCGGTTTGATCATCTACCGAATGGTCAGCGGACAATGGCCGGAATACCCGTACGACTGGCCTGGCCCGGGGATTACCAAAGTCCGCAAACGGGTCACCTCAGGCTTTGTCGAATTCCTCGAACGCTCGATTGACCCGCGACCACGCGGACGTTTCCGGGATGCGATCCACATGCAAAACGTTTTCCGACGCGTTCGACTCAGCGTACTGCGTAAGCACAATTTACCAGCCACGACACCCAGAAACGTGCTGACAAATCGCGCTGCGTAG
- a CDS encoding tetratricopeptide repeat protein, whose translation MDDVGHTIRMTDFNQSGLKPVEASEEVSGDNTPVLSGEIVTITGTLASMTHEQAYLQISEHGGQPVHHISRHTTLLIVGEEGWPLEEDGKPSVKLQQAESLIHEGFPIRVVSESDWLQMLQLSVENVDVKRLYTPAMLSQLLKIPVQVIRSWERAGLIRAEKKIFRLPYFSYQEVTTARRLSELMQAGATQQQLSRSLKLVQKYLQEPGRAFEQLEMLSDHRQLVMKDEHGYFEPQTRQRLFSFDSQEVAESDPESFDVESFQNSHLLKFVSPDPDSKTAKDWMVEGCRRAEVSDTSGAIRCFRKALRIRPNDAEAHFYLADALYRLGKPEAALERYLSAIEHDPEYLESWTQIGCLYTELRKFNQAIEAFDEAIAIHPAYAEAHLQKAETLYQMQDSAGAINEWQKYLEYDERGPWAELAFQRLEQFGIEFSEE comes from the coding sequence ATGGACGATGTCGGACACACAATTCGAATGACCGACTTCAATCAATCGGGCCTGAAACCTGTAGAGGCTTCTGAAGAAGTCTCTGGCGACAATACACCGGTTTTATCGGGTGAAATTGTCACGATAACGGGGACACTGGCTTCGATGACGCATGAACAGGCCTATTTGCAAATTTCCGAACATGGTGGGCAGCCTGTCCACCATATTTCTCGTCACACGACATTGCTGATCGTCGGTGAAGAAGGCTGGCCACTCGAAGAGGACGGCAAGCCCTCGGTCAAACTTCAGCAGGCTGAGTCTCTGATACACGAAGGGTTTCCCATTCGAGTCGTGAGCGAATCCGACTGGTTGCAGATGCTGCAGCTTTCTGTGGAAAATGTCGATGTTAAACGTCTCTACACCCCGGCAATGCTCAGTCAGCTGCTCAAAATCCCTGTGCAGGTGATTCGCAGCTGGGAACGTGCAGGCCTGATTCGAGCCGAGAAGAAGATCTTTCGACTGCCTTATTTTTCTTATCAGGAAGTAACAACTGCCCGCCGCCTTTCCGAATTGATGCAGGCAGGAGCGACACAGCAGCAACTCAGTCGCAGCCTGAAGTTAGTTCAAAAATATCTTCAGGAACCTGGGCGGGCATTTGAACAGCTGGAAATGCTTTCAGATCATCGTCAACTGGTCATGAAAGACGAGCACGGCTACTTCGAGCCTCAAACCCGGCAGCGATTATTCAGCTTTGATTCTCAGGAAGTGGCTGAGTCCGATCCCGAATCTTTCGATGTTGAAAGTTTTCAGAACTCGCATCTTCTGAAATTCGTTTCACCGGATCCCGATTCCAAAACCGCAAAAGACTGGATGGTTGAAGGGTGTCGTCGGGCAGAAGTGTCAGACACCTCGGGGGCAATTCGTTGTTTCCGTAAAGCCCTGCGAATACGTCCCAACGATGCTGAGGCGCATTTTTATCTGGCCGATGCGCTTTATCGTTTAGGAAAACCTGAAGCCGCCTTGGAGAGATATCTCTCCGCAATTGAACATGATCCCGAATATCTGGAATCGTGGACGCAAATCGGTTGTCTTTATACCGAATTGCGGAAATTCAATCAGGCGATCGAAGCCTTTGATGAGGCAATTGCCATTCATCCGGCTTATGCGGAGGCCCACCTCCAGAAGGCAGAAACACTGTATCAAATGCAGGACTCAGCCGGGGCCATTAACGAGTGGCAGAAATATCTCGAATACGATGAACGTGGCCCGTGGGCGGAACTCGCATTTCAACGTCTCGAACAATTCGGCATTGAGTTTTCTGAGGAGTAG